The following are from one region of the Ananas comosus cultivar F153 linkage group 20, ASM154086v1, whole genome shotgun sequence genome:
- the LOC109725698 gene encoding CAAX prenyl protease 2 isoform X3 gives MATENPRLGDPSAAALDGAGVSGAAAVCACAAMAFFYVAILYSPTLILRLPPPTSVESFFLRRFGCAAISSAASVAASAALLGVWRSGDLSLILGVFGIRRHQLSVQWEAVVIPLFLTSLVYAGTLVSKLWLLMNSQIEDCTEDFCCQPTSFMQIGIWAQHFVDRMSAYIHDVLAWRTYVVAPLTEELVFRACMIPLLLCGGFKTYHIIFLSPVFFSLAHLNHFLELYCQRGYSFLKALLIVGVQLGYTVIFGWYAAFLFIRTGNLLSPIVAHIFCNVMGLPVLSSSRTLASKLSKTLRKNLFTDQVCGFGEF, from the exons TCGGCGATCCCTCCGCGGCGGCGCTGGACGGCGCCGGCGTGTcaggggcggcggcggtgtGCGCGTGCGCCGCCATGGCGTTCTTCTACGTGGCGATCCTCTACTCCCCAACCCTGATCCTCCGCCTCCCTCCCCCGACCTCCGTCGAGAGCTTCTTCCTCCGGCGCTTCGGCTGCGCCGccatctcctccgccgcctccgtcgccgcctccgccgctctccTCGGA GTGTGGAGATCGGGGGACTTGTCATTGATTTTGGGCGTTTTCGGTATCAGGAGGCATCAGTTG AGTGTGCAGTGGGAAGCTGTGGTGATTCCTCTCTTCTTGACATCGCTTGTGTATGCTGGTACTCTGGTATCCAAGTTATGGTTGCTGATGAATTCACAGATAGAAGATTGTACAGAGGATTTTTGCTGTCAGCCAACATCATTTATGCAGATTGGTATTTGGGCGCAGCACTTCGTGGATAGGATGTCGGCATATATCCACGATGTTCTGGCGTGGAGAACCTATGTGGTG GCACCCTTGACCGAGGAGTTGGTTTTTAGGGCGTGTATGATACCTCTGCTTCTTTGTGGGGGATTCAAAACTTACCACATCATTTTTCTCAGCCCAGTCTTCTTCAGCTTAG CTCATTTGAATCATTTTCTGGAGCTTTATTGTCAAAGGGGATACAGCTTTCTGAAAGCTCTCTTGATTGTAG GTGTCCAACTAGGTTATACTGTGATTTTTGGGTGGTATGCAGCATTTCTGTTCATTCGAACAG GGAATCTATTATCTCCTATTGTGGCTCATATATTTTGTAACGTGATGGGTTTGCCTGTCTTGTCTTCTTCACGGACACTAG
- the LOC109725698 gene encoding CAAX prenyl protease 2 isoform X4 codes for MATENPRLGDPSAAALDGAGVSGAAAVCACAAMAFFYVAILYSPTLILRLPPPTSVESFFLRRFGCAAISSAASVAASAALLGVWRSGDLSLILGVFGIRRHQLSVQWEAVVIPLFLTSLVYAGTLVSKLWLLMNSQIEDCTEDFCCQPTSFMQIGIWAQHFVDRMSAYIHDVLAWRTYVVAPLTEELVFRACMIPLLLCGGFKTYHIIFLSPVFFSLAHLNHFLELYCQRGYSFLKALLIVGVQLGYTVIFGWYAAFLFIRTGNLLSPIVAHIFCNVMGLPVLSSSRTLEPSASGVARDRGKGLAAS; via the exons TCGGCGATCCCTCCGCGGCGGCGCTGGACGGCGCCGGCGTGTcaggggcggcggcggtgtGCGCGTGCGCCGCCATGGCGTTCTTCTACGTGGCGATCCTCTACTCCCCAACCCTGATCCTCCGCCTCCCTCCCCCGACCTCCGTCGAGAGCTTCTTCCTCCGGCGCTTCGGCTGCGCCGccatctcctccgccgcctccgtcgccgcctccgccgctctccTCGGA GTGTGGAGATCGGGGGACTTGTCATTGATTTTGGGCGTTTTCGGTATCAGGAGGCATCAGTTG AGTGTGCAGTGGGAAGCTGTGGTGATTCCTCTCTTCTTGACATCGCTTGTGTATGCTGGTACTCTGGTATCCAAGTTATGGTTGCTGATGAATTCACAGATAGAAGATTGTACAGAGGATTTTTGCTGTCAGCCAACATCATTTATGCAGATTGGTATTTGGGCGCAGCACTTCGTGGATAGGATGTCGGCATATATCCACGATGTTCTGGCGTGGAGAACCTATGTGGTG GCACCCTTGACCGAGGAGTTGGTTTTTAGGGCGTGTATGATACCTCTGCTTCTTTGTGGGGGATTCAAAACTTACCACATCATTTTTCTCAGCCCAGTCTTCTTCAGCTTAG CTCATTTGAATCATTTTCTGGAGCTTTATTGTCAAAGGGGATACAGCTTTCTGAAAGCTCTCTTGATTGTAG GTGTCCAACTAGGTTATACTGTGATTTTTGGGTGGTATGCAGCATTTCTGTTCATTCGAACAG GGAATCTATTATCTCCTATTGTGGCTCATATATTTTGTAACGTGATGGGTTTGCCTGTCTTGTCTTCTTCACGGACACTAG
- the LOC109725698 gene encoding CAAX prenyl protease 2 isoform X5 — protein MATENPRLGDPSAAALDGAGVSGAAAVCACAAMAFFYVAILYSPTLILRLPPPTSVESFFLRRFGCAAISSAASVAASAALLGVWRSGDLSLILGVFGIRRHQLSVQWEAVVIPLFLTSLVYAGTLVSKLWLLMNSQIEDCTEDFCCQPTSFMQIGIWAQHFVDRMSAYIHDVLAWRTYVVAPLTEELVFRACMIPLLLCGGFKTYHIIFLSPVFFSLAHLNHFLELYCQRGYSFLKALLIVGVQLGYTVIFGWYAAFLFIRTGNLLSPIVAHIFCNVMGLPVLSSSRTLDQVCGFGEF, from the exons TCGGCGATCCCTCCGCGGCGGCGCTGGACGGCGCCGGCGTGTcaggggcggcggcggtgtGCGCGTGCGCCGCCATGGCGTTCTTCTACGTGGCGATCCTCTACTCCCCAACCCTGATCCTCCGCCTCCCTCCCCCGACCTCCGTCGAGAGCTTCTTCCTCCGGCGCTTCGGCTGCGCCGccatctcctccgccgcctccgtcgccgcctccgccgctctccTCGGA GTGTGGAGATCGGGGGACTTGTCATTGATTTTGGGCGTTTTCGGTATCAGGAGGCATCAGTTG AGTGTGCAGTGGGAAGCTGTGGTGATTCCTCTCTTCTTGACATCGCTTGTGTATGCTGGTACTCTGGTATCCAAGTTATGGTTGCTGATGAATTCACAGATAGAAGATTGTACAGAGGATTTTTGCTGTCAGCCAACATCATTTATGCAGATTGGTATTTGGGCGCAGCACTTCGTGGATAGGATGTCGGCATATATCCACGATGTTCTGGCGTGGAGAACCTATGTGGTG GCACCCTTGACCGAGGAGTTGGTTTTTAGGGCGTGTATGATACCTCTGCTTCTTTGTGGGGGATTCAAAACTTACCACATCATTTTTCTCAGCCCAGTCTTCTTCAGCTTAG CTCATTTGAATCATTTTCTGGAGCTTTATTGTCAAAGGGGATACAGCTTTCTGAAAGCTCTCTTGATTGTAG GTGTCCAACTAGGTTATACTGTGATTTTTGGGTGGTATGCAGCATTTCTGTTCATTCGAACAG GGAATCTATTATCTCCTATTGTGGCTCATATATTTTGTAACGTGATGGGTTTGCCTGTCTTGTCTTCTTCACGGACACTAG